CACATGGAggagagctgcagagaaatgAATGATACGACAAAAGGGCTGCTCAGGCAGCCACAGCCCCAACGTGAaatgtctgtttcttctggcATGCACTGCCACGCTTGAAAAGAGCGGCGGCACCAGATACAGCGAAGCAATGAAACGACTGTACGGCTACCGGACCGGGCCAACAGTTCAGAACGTGCAAGTGACGTTGCCAGTCCGTTCACCGTTTGATACAGGTAGGCGCGCGGGCAGACTGCTAATAAGCTGTTCAATATGCAGCATTCGGACAGATGATAAGCTGTGACCTTCTGCATCACTCGGGCTTTACTGTTCAGCATTTATCGCGGTCGGTGATGCACCGCCACACTGAGACCAAGCCGGCAGGCTGTGAAACACTATTTATGCTGAATTCGCACACCTGGATTTCAATAGGGCGCGTCTGCTCCATCAAGCGAAGGGCTCCCGTCAGCGTCTGTCGTATTGATGCATACCAGGAGCAGCTTTTCACTTGGGCACATCGACGCAGCAAACTGAGCTACGCAGACTGTTGGACACTGGAGCGCTGAGGGGAACGGCCCTTGCAAGGTCAGCGAGGTGACAAATAAAAATTCGACGTACGTTCTGTGTCCAAAACTGaagcgacaggagacacacacagagcaAGGATGCCGCTGTCAACATTCAGCAAAGATGCGTGTCCGGAGACTACTGGAACGCTTTCGTACCTAACGGATAGACAAAACTGACGGCAAGCTCTATTAGCGGACCCAGAGCAGAGACCCCGGAAGGAGAGTGAAAAGAGACTGAAATTTTAATCCTAACAATAGAAGGGTATATGAACCTAACAATTTGCCTGTTGAAGAGGAAACCGATAAGTTTTGGTTTTTAAGCAAAAGGTTAAAATTAAACATGAAGCCTCGCATAAAATGACCATCCACTCACTGACGACTTCTTCTGTTATACAAGGAAGCACATGTAATCATCCCATTTGCACATGCTTATCAGCAACAGTTGAGTGGATAGACAAATTCGAGAAGAGCAGACCTCTGGGAGGGCAACGCTTTTGTGCCCAAAAGAGTTCACTTGGCCAACCTCACGAATTGCCAGTCCTGGACACGTAGAGTGCACGATGGCGAGTTACGCGATACACAGGAGGCCTTGAATGATGCCACAAGGTAATGGACCTAGCACTGCTAGTGTTCATGCGAATCCTCATTGGGTTGCATCACTGCGTGATACACGGTCACAACTTCAGATCGTGCATTTGTAGCCGCCTGCTCGTTGTAGACGAGAGGCTGCGCCAGTGTGTCATCATGGATCAGCACGAGTGAAACAATTAACAGCTTTCCTTGCGCCCCCTGACCGCCTAGCCTAAAGGCTCCACCGTTAGTTACAAATTCATGTGTTCACCACCCTGTCAAGAGTCTATGTTGAGCATGTAGCTAAGCGCACATACTGAATTTGAAGCACCTCTCGAGGAGGCGCAACTACAGAAGGGGGTGCAACCTACAGCAGCGGCAACTCTCTGTAGGACAcagcagacacacacgaagGAGAACCACATGCCCACCGACTTTGATTATCACTGTTAGTGACAGACGGCTCTCCCCAACTGTAAATTTGACTATGACAACAATCCACTGCCTAAATTGAGCAAGATAGTTCTTGTTGAAGGCCGAGTAATATGCTAGTCTGACTGtagatgtgcatgcaaatggTTGTAGCACAACTATTGCTGAAATACTGCGTCTGTGAGCAGACGAATCATGCGATTCATGAGTCAACGCAGGTCGAATGCGCGGCAGCGGAACATACTCGTTTCTGGATAGCATGCAACACCAGCTCGATTCTTGACATGGGCAGCTGAACAGGTACATGTACTCTACTTTGCGAAGGCCCACCAAATGCTGTGACCGCTCAGCCAGCTTTCGCTGGGAATTAATTGAGACCCAATCATAACTGTGCCTTCATGCGCTATCGTCACGGTTCGTTTTTCATTTGCGTCCTCTGAGTATCTTTCGTATCACGAGCCTTTGGATAGAAATTCGCGATCCTGAACTGACTTGATTAAGCTTCACGACGCGCTGTACAGAGACATGCATGTGACAAGGCAGCGCGATGAATCACAGCATCAACTTTCAACGAATAGTACACGTTGGCATTGGCAATCAATCAAGAGGCACCAGGACTAGAACACATGAGTTTCATGGTTTAACCGCTTCCCTCTACGTATTTAAACACCGGCAGTCCTATGTTATACTCAGATTTAACCGCAACGGTACCGGTGACTCAGTCCACACTGACGTGAGCACCTCCAGATCCTCCCGTCATCAGATAGGCCACATTATCCCTTGTCTCCACGGATAGGTGCCACCCTAAAGGCAAGTCGTTCTCAGAACATCGCGGGCGGAAACGTTGGCTGGAGACGGTTCTAGCTTGATGGGAGTTCCGCCAGCTAATGCCACGAGTAAGTCACTTAACGCACTGGATACATCTTTACCTCCCTGCATGTGATGTGCCTGCTGGCCCTCCCTTAGCACTAGACGTAAACAGGACCATAAACAGTGAAATTAATGAACAGAATGCGAGGGGATAAGTGTTACGTTGCTGCTTCAGAGTCAACAAAATGTATGCGTGTTCAGACGCATACGGGGTACCATACGTATCCAACAAGGTTCTATATAGGGACTCACCATCTTTGGATACTGAACCAGACACAAGTAGCCAATGCGTGGTTATGCTAAGCTCGACATCGTAGACTGGTACAGCTTCAACCCATGCACAACTGACTGATGAGGCGTTTTGCGCATCCGCATGCTTCATCTAATTCCCTTCACACCGGACGCACGCAGCCAGCGTCCTGTATCCTTGGACGCCTGACGTGTGTATGGCTGACTTTACACAACATGCTGCTAGCAGGCCCGAGGGTGTACCTTCCCACGAGTGGCTACCGGGCATTCCAGAACATGTTATGCTGCCTCTGCTAACATCCTCACGAGTATCTGATTACAAGAATGCCTTGATTCCAGATGTCCGGAACGAACGGCAACCGAGTCCACAACCCACCCGCGATACTTAAGAAGACCAGTAAGCAGCGTTCAAAGACAGTCTGCCACAAGAGTGGGACATCTTCGTCATGCAAAAGAGCACCAAATCCGCACGAGCAAAGAGTCGCCTTGCCAGTGAAACCGCACAAGAAGCCCTAGGACTCACTGCTAAGTTGGAAATAACGGAACCCAGGGAACCATACCATTTATGGCGTCGAGTGCCGACGCTCACACGGGCGCTTACGTCCTGCTTTGAACTGAGGGCAGAAAGTCAAAGGAATGGCCGGTCGATGTTTGCAGCAAATGTACCAGGTGCGTGTGAGGCAGCACAGTAAGCACTTCAGAAGTTTCTAGCTGTAGCATTCTGCATTTCGCTAGGTAATTGGAGGATGGATCCGTGATTGGACCTACGATGATTCTGCATTGAaatcgaagaaaaacaaacgcaATCCGACCGGTCTCATGATCTCAGTGCAGAGTCCAGCAAAATCAGACGACCTGTTCCTCGACTGTTCACTGCACATGTCTCTCGCATATTGAAATCGTAAGAAAAGCTCACCTGAAACATAACCAGACTCAGTTAATACGGCGGGGAGGTAGTTTTTCCGTCGCATGATAGACACCACCActccgagagaaacaagggCCATAAGGCCCAGGATCAGGCCCTGTTTCCTGCAACCGAATCACAGGTAAAACACAAGAGAATTCAAATCATCGGTGTAGAAGAGTCAGTGACATTCGCATTCGACGCCGGATCTGCTCTGTTCCGATGCTCCGCTATCCTACGTTTGCAACGCGCATTGTATGCAGATGTCAGGTATGCTTTCGCTTCCACGAGTGGGACCTTTTCGTGGAACCTCTGTGGCCGCTACGTCTCCGAAGCTCTTTTGAAAGGGAGGAAATCTGTGAGGCCAGGTTTGTTGAAACATACTGCtggtctgtctctcctcccttggCGTGTCGATTGCCTTGTCGAGAGATGCACGTCTTTTTGGACAGTACAGAGGCTGCTCAAATCTGAACGATTGCCTGTTCGCTAGGAAGAGCTCGATGTGAATGTCAAAAGCAAGATCAGCGTTGCGCAAAATCGTGCAGTTTTCTGGGACTCCGTTCGGCTGCGCGGGACGGTTCGTCCGCCGTTGACCGCTCATGGTCTTGTTTCAATATGCTCGACTTACGTTTGACGAGCGCGGATGCTCGCGGTggccgcgtctcctctcatCCACGATGAACGTCGCCCTCTCAAGCCCGGAAATAACCGAAACCGTGTGAATCGTTTGCTGAACGTCGCCCACTTCTGATCATGCTGGGGCGTGTGTGTCCGCCTCTCATTAGCATCCTTCGCCACATCCATCCCTTCGCCAGCGAATCGAGGCGACTCGTTCGCCATAGGTGCACCGGGGTCACCAGCTCCATTCAGGAGAGCGTCTCCCGTTGGGGGAGCCGCAGGCGCAATGTTGACCCCACCTGCGTGGATAGACAGGAAAGGCAAACACAACGTGTATTTTCAGGCAGGAGTTGATACCAGAGAGACCTCCCAGGGGTCAAAAATAAGAGACATGTGCGGCGCGAACCTGGTGAGGGCACGATCGGCAGCAGACGGGAATATTGAGTGGTCAGTCGAAACACGGAAAAGGTCTAAACCTGCCGTGGACGCAGCATCGACTATCGGACCCGTCGATTCTCTCCAACGCCTGATAGCATGTTCCTAATTGTTTCCCCCGGTGCAGCACGCGCAGACGTGATGTTGATTGAGCAAGCCCAAGTGTCAAAGAGCAGCACTCAGTCTCGTCCGCCTGTCAGGCCTGGGTGTTGTTCGCCAGATGGTAAGACTCATGATTGTTCTAAATGCAGAAACGCCGTGAAGCTGCAGCCACAGCACATGTCGGTAGTTGCCGTGGCAACGATCGCTCCCAGTGAGCGCGTGGTGACTAACCTGCGTTGTGCGGCTCCGTAGCTGAGCCCTGGTCTGTCAGTGAGTAGGAAGCCGCCACCATGTCAGTGTGGTGCGCATTGCCTGCAGGCTCAAGTGAGGCCGACGAAGGCCCAGACGAGGTACCACGTGCACGATCGTCAGACGCGACATTGTACGAGGTCCTTGTAGCAGTTGTGGTGTCGCCTTGTGTCGTGAAAGTGTGGAACGGATCCCCGCCCAGCGCAGACCTTTCCGGATCTGCATGGATGGCAGGGTAGGCTACAGGCGCCTCCTGAAGGGTGCCCCCTCCAGGGTGCAACCCGTCTGCCTTGAAGGCATCGTTTTGCCCCACTTTCCGTTGACTATCTGGATAGGAAGGCCTGCCTTTCTCACGATTCGCATATGCGAGGGAAaagatttcttcttctccgtcgtaGGAAGGCTGGGCGGTTACGTCGTCGTCGGCGTAAGAGACGAAGCTATCATCTTCGAAAATGCTGTTGTCACTAATAG
This portion of the Toxoplasma gondii ME49 chromosome III, whole genome shotgun sequence genome encodes:
- a CDS encoding hypothetical protein (encoded by transcript TGME49_299000~Predicted trans-membrane domain (TMHMM2.0):53-76:350-368), whose translation is MERQSCRASFHAFHSKMHLESNRIFVEEGNPSAQRAQPAQVSSFLGASVHARRGVAALLLVAPVYMLFVVFLFPFATECESADPLPPPISDNSIFEDDSFVSYADDDVTAQPSYDGEEEIFSLAYANREKGRPSYPDSQRKVGQNDAFKADGLHPGGGTLQEAPVAYPAIHADPERSALGGDPFHTFTTQGDTTTATRTSYNVASDDRARGTSSGPSSASLEPAGNAHHTDMVAASYSLTDQGSATEPHNAGGVNIAPAAPPTGDALLNGAGDPGAPMANESPRFAGEGMDVAKDANERRTHTPQHDQKWATFSKRFTRFRLFPGLRGRRSSWMRGDAATASIRARQTKQGLILGLMALVSLGVVVSIMRRKNYLPAVLTESGYVSVQSRT